A single genomic interval of Leptidea sinapis chromosome 37, ilLepSina1.1, whole genome shotgun sequence harbors:
- the LOC126975806 gene encoding trypsin CFT-1-like: MYVSTQFIRVLGGAPTSILQFPIIAQLLLDPWGTEQYSQHCAGVILTSKHILSAAHCFQFNSETGKNYTFPQFWRIRVGSTYRNRGGVLHKVKTIIPHAEFDKYYFTNDIAVVVAAKRFTFGNTIRQGTITKKQTNIVPFSLCTLVGWGVTKVGGQQSDQLQYVTMFTVDQDECRYRYKSIGSRISDSMMCAGRLDVDGIDACFGDSGGPLIYKGVVAGLVSFGYTCGNRNYPGVYTKVSHYIDWIV; this comes from the exons ttaGCACACAATTCATTCGGGTATTGGGCGGAGCCCCTACTTCAATACTGCAGTTTCCAATAATTGCCCAACTCCTGCTGGATCCCTGGGGCACGGAGCAATACTCCCAGCACTGCGCTGGTGTTATTTTGACTTCGAAGCATATTCTGTCTGCTGCACACTGCTTTCAGTTTAACAGCGAAACCGGGAAGAA TTATACATTTCCACAATTTTGGAGGATTCGCGTTGGATCAACATATAGAAATCGAGGAGGAGTCCTGCACAAAGTCAAGACTATAATTCCACACGCTGAGTTTGATAAATATTACTTCACCAACGACATAGCTGTAGTAGTTGCTGCTAAGAGGTTTACTTTTGGAAACACAATACGGCAGGGTACAATTACCAAAAAACAGACTAATATAGTACCATTCTCGCTGTGTACATTAGTGGGATGGGGTGTGACAAAG GTTGGTGGGCAACAATCGGACCAGCTTCAATACGTAACAATGTTTACAGTTGATCAAGACGAGTGCCGATATCGTTATAAATCAATCGGCTCAAGAATATCTGACTCTATGATGTGCGCCGGTCGTCTAGACGTGGATGGTATAGACGCCTGTTTCGGTGATTCTGGAGGTCCTTTAATTTACAAAGGAGTAGTGGCGGGCCTAGTATCATTCGGGTATACGTGCGGTAACCGCAACTATCCTGGCGTTTACACAAAGGTGTCCCATTACATTGACTGGATTGT ataa